From a region of the Leptospirillum ferriphilum genome:
- a CDS encoding 4-(cytidine 5'-diphospho)-2-C-methyl-D-erythritol kinase: protein MTSCSLFSPAKINLSLRILGKRPDGYHELLTEMVMISLGDTMVFRLSDEPRDLLEVSGRPVDGNPDDNLVLRAIRLFREMRGFGGKPSYWKVELEKKIPVGAGLGGGSSNAAAALWAMNLLSGNRCPRQDLMEIGGRLGSDVPFFLGEAHAVASGRGERIHPCDPFPGKILVLWNPLVPLSTSRIYGGLSVPRINSLTDSETLPKISSLLSEDRGGNDLEPVAMSILPIIRKVKDALTAKGSEFSLMSGSGPTVFGFFDEPGQATSASRFLEEQFGGWTGIFETLSSSPFVSP from the coding sequence GTGACATCTTGCTCGCTGTTTTCTCCGGCCAAAATCAATCTTTCTCTCCGGATCCTTGGCAAGAGGCCGGACGGTTACCATGAGCTTCTGACGGAAATGGTCATGATTTCTCTAGGGGATACCATGGTCTTTCGTTTGTCGGATGAGCCGAGGGACCTTCTGGAGGTTTCCGGAAGACCTGTGGACGGGAATCCCGACGACAATCTGGTTCTCCGGGCAATCAGGCTGTTTCGGGAAATGCGGGGTTTTGGCGGAAAACCCTCTTACTGGAAAGTGGAGCTTGAGAAAAAAATTCCGGTCGGTGCAGGGCTCGGAGGGGGATCATCCAATGCTGCCGCAGCCTTGTGGGCAATGAACCTTCTCTCGGGAAACAGGTGCCCGCGGCAGGATCTGATGGAAATTGGAGGGAGACTGGGAAGCGATGTTCCCTTTTTTCTTGGGGAAGCGCATGCTGTTGCCTCCGGAAGAGGAGAAAGAATTCATCCCTGTGATCCTTTTCCCGGAAAAATACTTGTTTTGTGGAACCCTCTTGTTCCTCTCTCAACATCAAGGATTTATGGTGGGCTCTCCGTGCCCCGGATCAATTCGTTGACAGATTCTGAAACACTACCTAAAATAAGTAGTCTTTTGTCTGAAGATAGAGGGGGGAATGACCTTGAGCCCGTGGCCATGTCCATCCTGCCCATTATCCGAAAAGTGAAAGACGCATTGACAGCAAAGGGATCCGAGTTTTCCCTCATGAGTGGTTCGGGCCCCACAGTGTTCGGGTTTTTTGATGAACCCGGACAGGCAACGTCCGCTTCTCGTTTTCTGGAGGAACAGTTCGGAGGGTGGACAGGAATTTTTGAAACGCTTTCCTCCTCACCCTTTGTTAGTCCATGA
- a CDS encoding NAD(P)/FAD-dependent oxidoreductase, producing MSKKIVVLGSGIAGTIVANQIARKIPSEIKSGSTSLTLLGNTDTHHYQPGWLYLPFDLVRPEEIKRPQKSLLDPLVNFVLDPIEKIDLPSQKLISSSKHEYPFDVLVIATGSVPRPDLIPGLEKAGHWFYTEEGALKLRDALRNFSGGKIVVAMGVPHKCPVAPLEVTLMLDDYLRHRGIREKSEILYTYPVGALHTIPNVAQWAVPVFEERAIRSETFFNMKEVDAEKKTLTSLEGSTVPFDLLITIPPHRGAKVILDNNLGEGGWIPTNKQTLQMEGHENIFVVGDTTNLPISKAGSTAHFSADILVENVISVAHGEKASRMYDGKVFCFIETGKNQATYITFNYSTPPTPPPPTSAVHWMKLSYNRLYWLTARGIL from the coding sequence ATGTCAAAAAAAATTGTCGTCTTAGGAAGTGGTATTGCCGGAACAATTGTGGCAAATCAGATTGCGCGCAAAATCCCGTCAGAAATCAAATCCGGCTCCACCTCTTTGACACTTCTGGGAAACACGGACACTCATCATTATCAGCCTGGATGGCTCTACCTTCCCTTTGATCTTGTCCGTCCTGAAGAAATAAAGAGACCTCAGAAATCTCTTCTGGATCCTCTTGTCAATTTTGTTTTGGATCCGATTGAAAAAATTGATCTTCCTTCCCAAAAGCTGATTTCTTCTTCCAAGCACGAGTACCCATTTGATGTCTTGGTCATCGCGACGGGATCTGTGCCTCGTCCGGACCTCATTCCCGGCCTCGAAAAAGCTGGACATTGGTTTTACACAGAGGAGGGCGCTCTGAAGCTGCGGGATGCCTTGCGGAATTTTTCGGGTGGAAAGATAGTCGTTGCAATGGGAGTGCCCCACAAATGTCCCGTGGCGCCCCTTGAAGTGACCCTCATGCTGGACGACTATCTCCGACATCGTGGAATCCGTGAAAAATCGGAGATTCTTTATACCTATCCGGTTGGAGCTCTGCACACTATCCCGAATGTGGCTCAATGGGCTGTGCCAGTTTTTGAAGAAAGGGCGATTCGTTCGGAAACGTTTTTTAATATGAAGGAAGTGGATGCAGAAAAGAAAACCTTGACCAGTCTGGAAGGTTCGACTGTCCCCTTTGATCTCTTGATCACTATTCCTCCCCATCGGGGGGCAAAAGTGATTCTCGATAACAACCTTGGGGAAGGAGGGTGGATCCCGACAAATAAACAGACATTGCAGATGGAAGGGCATGAAAATATTTTTGTTGTTGGAGACACAACAAATCTCCCGATTTCCAAGGCGGGGTCGACAGCCCATTTTTCTGCCGATATTCTTGTTGAAAACGTCATCAGTGTCGCCCACGGTGAAAAGGCTTCCCGTATGTATGATGGAAAAGTCTTTTGTTTTATCGAAACTGGAAAAAATCAGGCAACATATATTACTTTCAATTATTCGACTCCTCCAACCCCTCCTCCTCCCACATCCGCAGTCCATTGGATGAAGCTTTCATACAACAGGCTATACTGGTTGACGGCACGTGGAATACTTTGA
- the pth gene encoding aminoacyl-tRNA hydrolase, protein MGTKAIIGLGNPGREYERTRHNAGKIFLDSLSERVGIPLNHQKPIVQWGEGEWKGEKLILVFPLTYMNLSGKVIPWLRMKGVHLPDDLLVILDDMDIPLGMLRFREKGRSGGQKGLSSIIDALGGDRISRIKIGIGRPIEGQDPSDYVLGALHPEESRLLEKARQPFFDIVDRWLFSLEGKRSEPAL, encoded by the coding sequence ATGGGAACAAAGGCGATTATAGGCTTGGGGAATCCTGGTCGGGAGTATGAGCGTACCCGACATAATGCCGGCAAGATCTTTCTGGACTCTCTTTCCGAAAGAGTGGGGATCCCGCTGAATCACCAGAAGCCCATTGTGCAGTGGGGTGAAGGGGAATGGAAGGGCGAGAAGCTTATTCTGGTTTTTCCCTTGACATATATGAATCTGTCGGGAAAAGTTATCCCCTGGCTTCGAATGAAGGGTGTTCATCTGCCGGACGACCTTCTGGTCATTCTTGACGACATGGATATTCCCCTGGGGATGTTAAGATTTCGGGAGAAGGGGAGGTCGGGTGGCCAAAAAGGTCTTTCTTCCATCATTGATGCTTTGGGCGGTGACCGGATTTCGAGAATAAAAATTGGTATCGGGAGGCCAATCGAAGGGCAGGACCCTTCCGATTATGTTTTGGGCGCTCTCCATCCGGAAGAATCCCGTTTGCTTGAAAAGGCCAGACAACCCTTTTTCGACATCGTGGACCGCTGGCTTTTTTCTCTGGAAGGAAAAAGATCTGAGCCCGCCCTTTAG
- a CDS encoding single-stranded DNA-binding protein has protein sequence MSNYNKVILMGNLTRDPEVRFTRDGAPVASFTLAINNRYRQENETREDVSYIDVVTFGKQADLVKNYLEKGSPVLVEGRLQQRRWEQEGQKRSKVEVVTQSITFVGPNRRSSSSPAGSLQEETGLQGFSGEAESDGDIPF, from the coding sequence TTGAGTAACTACAACAAAGTCATCCTTATGGGGAATCTGACCAGGGATCCGGAAGTCCGTTTTACCCGGGATGGTGCCCCTGTGGCGTCTTTCACACTGGCGATCAATAATCGGTATCGACAGGAAAACGAGACCAGGGAAGATGTCTCCTATATCGATGTGGTCACGTTCGGAAAACAGGCTGACCTCGTGAAAAACTATCTGGAAAAAGGGTCACCGGTTCTTGTCGAAGGGCGCTTGCAGCAACGTCGATGGGAACAGGAAGGCCAGAAACGGAGTAAGGTAGAAGTGGTGACGCAGTCGATCACCTTTGTCGGTCCCAATCGTCGATCTTCTTCTTCTCCCGCTGGCTCTCTTCAGGAAGAAACAGGTCTTCAGGGATTTTCGGGCGAAGCAGAGAGTGACGGAGATATTCCTTTTTAA
- the rpsF gene encoding 30S ribosomal protein S6 encodes MAFYECVLLIKSNLSDEEIASVLGKFQNLVVSREGTVHHVQKMGKRRLSYELKKERRAEYVVFFVEFQKSEGIAEFDRQARLDERIIKTMVVRKNKLVLPSSEGTGEEKSEHARPVREGEAV; translated from the coding sequence ATGGCATTTTATGAGTGTGTACTCCTGATCAAGTCTAATCTTTCAGATGAAGAGATTGCTTCGGTCCTCGGAAAGTTTCAGAATCTTGTTGTTTCCCGCGAGGGAACGGTTCATCATGTCCAGAAGATGGGTAAAAGGCGTCTGTCTTACGAGCTGAAAAAAGAGCGCCGGGCAGAATATGTCGTGTTCTTTGTCGAATTCCAGAAGTCTGAAGGTATTGCAGAATTTGACCGGCAAGCCCGTCTGGATGAGCGGATCATCAAGACAATGGTAGTCCGGAAGAACAAGCTTGTCCTTCCATCCTCGGAAGGGACAGGTGAAGAAAAATCTGAACATGCCAGGCCTGTGAGAGAGGGAGAGGCTGTTTGA
- the rimO gene encoding 30S ribosomal protein S12 methylthiotransferase RimO: protein MSRQKRDNSVINIKEEGGLLNPEKGFSDSKGLKEKTVGIVSLGCPKNLVDTETMIHSLSEKGFRVIPDLEEAEVIVVNTCSFVTDARKESIDTLLEMAQYKEIGKAKMLVGTGCLVSRYREELPGLLPEVDMLLSPSEETSIGELLSFPERKNSLPPTPLIMPSSIPFRRKRLTPNHRAYLKISEGCDHTCSFCAIPLSRGLQVSRTRESLLEEVRMMADEGVREVTLIAQDLTRYGSDLEDGEGLPRLLEEIDKIGRIPWVRLLYAYPTQVTDRLLKVIRDSSTILKYLDIPFQHVSGTVLKRMNRPGNRESTMRLIDRIRRILPDITLRTTFIVGFPGETEEEFLEIEEFLKWSRLDHVGVFPFSREEGTPSFDMDGQIPARLKTQRRKRLMGVQKAISLEKKKDWLGKVMPVLIEGPSEQSPLILSGRLPGMAPDGIDGEVLVLSGEAASGSIVSCKVKKVHAYDIEVWETSVPEDNDSE from the coding sequence ATGTCCCGGCAAAAAAGGGATAATTCTGTGATCAATATCAAGGAGGAGGGGGGATTACTCAATCCTGAAAAAGGATTCAGTGACTCCAAGGGTCTGAAAGAGAAAACCGTCGGCATTGTCAGCCTTGGATGCCCCAAAAACCTTGTGGACACCGAGACCATGATTCATTCTCTGTCGGAGAAAGGTTTCCGTGTGATCCCGGACCTTGAGGAGGCAGAAGTTATCGTGGTGAATACCTGCAGTTTTGTCACTGATGCACGGAAGGAATCTATCGATACTCTTCTTGAAATGGCCCAGTATAAGGAAATCGGGAAAGCGAAGATGCTTGTCGGTACTGGCTGCCTGGTTTCTCGATATCGGGAGGAGCTTCCGGGGCTTTTGCCGGAAGTCGACATGCTTCTTTCCCCTTCGGAAGAGACTTCCATCGGAGAACTTCTCTCCTTCCCCGAAAGAAAAAACTCTCTCCCGCCCACTCCTCTTATCATGCCTTCCTCAATCCCCTTCAGGCGAAAAAGACTGACCCCCAATCATCGGGCTTACCTGAAGATTTCGGAGGGATGCGACCACACATGTTCTTTCTGCGCGATCCCTCTTTCTCGTGGGCTTCAAGTCAGCCGTACAAGGGAAAGCCTTCTGGAAGAAGTGCGCATGATGGCAGATGAAGGTGTGCGGGAAGTGACTCTGATTGCACAGGATCTGACCCGTTACGGGAGTGATCTGGAGGATGGGGAAGGGCTCCCGAGATTGCTTGAGGAAATTGACAAAATTGGTCGGATTCCCTGGGTGCGGTTATTGTATGCCTACCCGACTCAGGTTACGGACCGCCTTTTAAAAGTTATTCGGGATTCTTCCACGATATTAAAGTATCTCGATATTCCTTTTCAGCATGTCAGCGGAACGGTTCTCAAGAGAATGAACAGGCCCGGGAACAGGGAATCTACCATGCGGCTTATCGACCGAATCCGGAGAATCCTCCCGGATATCACGCTCAGAACAACGTTCATTGTTGGTTTTCCTGGTGAAACAGAAGAGGAGTTTCTGGAAATTGAAGAGTTCCTGAAGTGGTCCCGACTGGATCATGTCGGTGTCTTCCCCTTTTCGCGTGAAGAAGGGACCCCGTCCTTTGATATGGACGGACAGATCCCTGCACGACTTAAGACACAGAGGCGAAAAAGACTAATGGGAGTTCAAAAAGCCATTTCCCTCGAAAAAAAGAAGGACTGGTTGGGAAAAGTGATGCCTGTTTTAATCGAGGGGCCTTCTGAGCAATCTCCCTTGATTCTGTCAGGACGTCTTCCGGGGATGGCTCCGGACGGTATAGACGGAGAAGTCCTCGTTTTAAGTGGAGAAGCTGCTTCGGGGAGCATTGTTTCCTGCAAGGTCAAAAAAGTTCATGCCTATGATATTGAAGTTTGGGAAACCTCCGTTCCGGAAGACAACGATTCCGAATGA
- a CDS encoding DUF2232 domain-containing protein: protein MFSGVPLALAQIAYHRYQLGVGAMVLSGLVVELLTRNPLSLLLYIAWAGMSGVLAGELVRRHKNFSSSIFAISLQMIAFFSFVLGFFYFRTGGKILDRLRQELYHSFDQVVHLYLQNSPSPIPVVDQNLILKMEPELFLSFLSLIPGVFVATVFLTALILMGMVKGILSRKTAAGFGYGIDRWVLWDPMIFFLILSLALIAVPSHLVRIGGINLFFSLSILYVGQGAGVIVSYAKSRKFGRLFWIIAASFVLLQPLILLLLGIIGVLDVWVDFRKIRPSADDESTEA from the coding sequence ATGTTTTCGGGGGTCCCTCTGGCATTGGCACAAATCGCGTACCATCGATATCAGCTGGGTGTTGGTGCGATGGTCCTTTCCGGACTCGTGGTTGAACTTCTCACCCGGAATCCCCTTTCTTTATTGTTGTATATCGCCTGGGCAGGGATGTCTGGTGTTTTAGCCGGGGAGCTCGTTCGTCGACATAAGAACTTTTCTTCCTCGATCTTTGCGATATCTCTCCAGATGATTGCCTTTTTCTCCTTCGTGTTGGGTTTCTTCTATTTCCGGACAGGGGGAAAGATTCTGGATAGATTGCGACAAGAGCTTTATCACTCATTTGATCAGGTTGTTCATCTTTATCTTCAGAATTCCCCATCCCCGATTCCGGTTGTGGATCAGAACCTGATTCTGAAAATGGAGCCAGAGCTCTTCTTGTCTTTTTTATCCCTTATCCCCGGGGTTTTTGTTGCAACCGTTTTTCTTACCGCTCTGATTTTGATGGGGATGGTCAAGGGAATTTTGTCAAGAAAGACAGCTGCGGGTTTTGGGTATGGGATCGACCGCTGGGTTCTTTGGGATCCAATGATTTTTTTTCTTATTCTTTCCCTGGCTTTGATTGCGGTTCCCTCCCATCTTGTGCGTATCGGGGGAATCAATCTGTTTTTCAGCCTCTCGATCCTGTATGTGGGACAAGGGGCGGGAGTTATTGTATCGTATGCAAAAAGTCGAAAGTTCGGTCGACTTTTTTGGATCATTGCCGCGAGCTTTGTTCTCTTGCAGCCGTTAATCTTGTTGTTGTTGGGAATTATTGGGGTTCTGGATGTCTGGGTTGATTTCCGAAAAATCCGCCCTTCGGCAGATGATGAATCCACAGAGGCATGA
- the rpsR gene encoding 30S ribosomal protein S18, protein MSSPARSFQRKKVCRFCIEKLEIDYKDINTMKGFLTERGKIIPRRLSGTCSRHQRGLAAAIKQGRNVAFFAFSEEK, encoded by the coding sequence ATGAGTTCCCCGGCAAGGTCATTCCAGCGGAAAAAAGTTTGCAGGTTTTGCATTGAAAAACTCGAAATCGATTACAAGGATATCAATACGATGAAAGGATTTTTGACGGAAAGAGGAAAGATTATTCCGCGGAGGCTTTCGGGAACCTGCTCCCGACATCAGAGGGGGCTTGCGGCAGCGATCAAGCAAGGGCGAAATGTCGCCTTTTTTGCTTTTTCCGAGGAAAAGTAG
- a CDS encoding ribose-phosphate diphosphokinase, producing MRPVKVFSGNANIPVALEISRYLGINLGEATVSSFSDGEIRVRIDENVRGSDVFVIQSLSDPVNNNLMELLVMLDALKRASAKRITAVLPYYAYARQDRKDQPRVPITAKLVADLITTAGATRVLTLDLHTGQLQGFFNIPVDHLHGTPILIEPLRKLAQGDEKLVLLSPDAGGVERTRAFAKRLQVPLAIIDKRREGPNQSQVMNIIGDVVGRTAIILDDMIDTAGTITHGATAAIDAGARRVIAVATHAVLSGPALERLNKSMLDEIIVTNSIPLRGKEEVCSKIRVYSVAPLLGEAIKRIHEEESVSSLFI from the coding sequence TTGCGTCCGGTTAAAGTTTTTTCAGGAAACGCCAATATTCCGGTCGCTTTGGAAATCTCCCGTTATCTGGGTATCAACTTGGGCGAAGCCACCGTTTCGTCATTTTCGGATGGGGAAATTCGGGTTCGAATTGATGAAAACGTCAGGGGCTCCGATGTGTTTGTGATCCAATCGCTTTCAGATCCTGTAAACAACAATCTGATGGAGCTTTTGGTCATGCTTGATGCGCTTAAGAGGGCATCGGCAAAAAGAATCACCGCTGTTTTGCCCTATTATGCGTATGCACGGCAGGATCGAAAGGACCAGCCTCGTGTACCGATTACTGCCAAACTTGTGGCAGATCTGATTACGACAGCTGGAGCAACGAGAGTCCTGACTCTTGATCTGCATACCGGCCAGTTGCAAGGGTTCTTCAATATACCGGTCGATCATCTCCACGGGACGCCGATCTTGATCGAGCCTCTCCGGAAGTTGGCGCAGGGGGATGAGAAGCTTGTTCTTCTTTCTCCGGACGCCGGCGGGGTGGAGCGAACGAGGGCTTTTGCAAAAAGGCTTCAGGTGCCGCTTGCAATTATCGACAAGCGACGTGAAGGACCGAATCAATCCCAGGTGATGAACATTATCGGTGATGTCGTTGGACGTACGGCGATTATTCTTGATGACATGATCGATACGGCGGGAACAATCACCCACGGTGCAACAGCAGCGATAGATGCAGGTGCAAGGCGAGTCATAGCTGTCGCAACGCATGCTGTCCTTTCAGGTCCGGCACTGGAGCGGCTTAATAAGTCCATGCTGGATGAAATCATCGTAACAAATTCGATCCCTCTGAGGGGAAAAGAAGAAGTTTGCTCCAAGATCCGGGTATATTCAGTGGCGCCACTTCTTGGAGAAGCCATCAAACGGATTCATGAAGAAGAATCTGTGAGTTCGTTGTTTATTTAA
- a CDS encoding septal ring lytic transglycosylase RlpA family protein, whose protein sequence is MSGLISEKSALRQMMNPQRHEVFPVFLFRPGVLVVLVFFVLSGCSSAYRTSPWGTSSYSGEERQGPWGRNSPSGEEAFHNGQETGIASWYGPTFYGKRTASGAIFRKNALTAAHRTLPLGTRVRVENLENGRSVDVVINDRGPFVRGRVIDLSWKAANAIGMLGRGTAPVRLTVLNGRSGVPAEEKLAEGNFEVQVGSFTSYDEARKYLQKIHRYPDAHIVKSTYPGGMIYRVRVGRFQSVSRARDYARTLRSDLGEAFVVRQ, encoded by the coding sequence ATGTCTGGGTTGATTTCCGAAAAATCCGCCCTTCGGCAGATGATGAATCCACAGAGGCATGAGGTCTTTCCGGTTTTTCTCTTTCGACCGGGAGTTCTGGTGGTTTTGGTGTTTTTTGTTTTGTCAGGCTGTTCCTCTGCTTACCGCACTTCACCGTGGGGGACATCCAGCTACTCCGGGGAAGAAAGGCAGGGACCGTGGGGAAGGAATTCTCCTTCAGGAGAAGAGGCCTTTCACAACGGACAGGAAACGGGAATTGCTTCCTGGTATGGTCCGACATTTTATGGAAAAAGGACGGCAAGCGGGGCCATTTTTCGAAAAAATGCTTTGACGGCTGCGCATCGGACTCTTCCTCTGGGGACCCGTGTTCGTGTCGAGAATCTTGAGAACGGTCGTTCCGTGGATGTTGTCATTAACGATCGGGGCCCTTTTGTGCGGGGGCGTGTTATCGATCTCTCCTGGAAAGCAGCCAATGCGATCGGTATGCTGGGAAGGGGGACGGCTCCTGTTCGGCTGACAGTATTAAATGGTCGTTCCGGGGTTCCTGCAGAGGAAAAGCTGGCGGAAGGCAATTTCGAAGTTCAAGTTGGCTCCTTCACGTCCTATGATGAAGCAAGGAAGTACCTTCAAAAAATACATCGCTATCCTGACGCACACATCGTAAAATCGACTTATCCTGGCGGGATGATTTACAGAGTAAGGGTTGGCAGATTTCAATCCGTTTCGCGTGCGCGAGATTATGCCCGAACCCTTCGGTCAGATTTGGGGGAGGCATTTGTCGTACGTCAATAG
- a CDS encoding 50S ribosomal protein L25 — translation MQNVELDAEFRSSNGKGIARRLRMAGQIPAVLYSRGKATSLSLNLAHVQKAFHSHAGSHAIFRLKVTGASDGKGSVMALIRDVQRDPLTGRIMHLDFFELSEKDLVRNKVPVEIIGETPAGVKLGGVLEHHVREITVECLPAAMPDHLKVDASTLSMNESFHVRDLPAMPGLRVLDNPDTVLVHILPPRTEAPAETVESTTVEPVKK, via the coding sequence ATGCAAAACGTTGAACTCGATGCAGAATTTCGTTCGTCCAATGGGAAAGGGATTGCCCGTCGTCTCAGAATGGCAGGTCAGATTCCAGCAGTGCTCTACAGCCGCGGAAAGGCGACTTCGCTTTCCCTGAATCTGGCTCATGTCCAGAAAGCTTTTCATTCCCATGCAGGAAGCCATGCCATTTTCCGTCTGAAGGTCACCGGGGCCTCCGATGGCAAGGGATCCGTCATGGCATTGATCCGGGATGTTCAGAGGGATCCTCTGACCGGCAGGATTATGCACCTCGATTTTTTTGAGCTTTCTGAAAAAGACCTCGTCCGGAACAAGGTTCCGGTTGAGATCATCGGTGAGACTCCGGCAGGCGTCAAGCTGGGTGGTGTCCTTGAACATCACGTCCGGGAGATCACGGTCGAATGTCTTCCTGCTGCGATGCCCGATCACCTTAAGGTGGATGCGTCGACTCTGTCCATGAACGAGTCCTTTCATGTCAGGGATCTTCCTGCCATGCCGGGACTGAGGGTTCTCGACAATCCGGATACGGTTCTCGTTCATATCCTTCCACCAAGAACCGAAGCCCCTGCCGAGACAGTAGAAAGCACAACGGTGGAACCCGTCAAGAAATAA
- the ychF gene encoding redox-regulated ATPase YchF, giving the protein MGFQCGIVGLPNVGKSTLFNALTSGSAQVANFPFCTIDPHVGVVPVPDKRLQRLEDLYHPKKTTPTFVEIVDIAGLVRGASSGEGLGNQFLGHIRSVDAIIQVVRVFDDPDIIHVHGKIDPVSDLEVIETELVLADLGSIETRLQKLEKTAKSGSKDLVFQKESLQEIKNHLEKGLPARLLDLDPQKQEFRNTLGLLTQKPVLYVANVSDDLSEIGSEVLDRLLKAVEKRNAVLLTVSARIEAEISALPPEERRAFLDELGMKESGLERIVHMGYSILGLVTFLTAGEDEVRAWTVPQGTLAPKAAGKIHSDIERGFIRAEVMKFDDLDRLGSEKAVKEKGLLRLEGKEYSIQDGDVVYFRFHV; this is encoded by the coding sequence TTGGGTTTTCAGTGCGGAATTGTTGGTTTGCCGAATGTCGGAAAATCAACACTCTTTAATGCCTTGACGTCTGGAAGCGCTCAGGTTGCAAATTTTCCGTTTTGCACCATTGATCCGCATGTGGGTGTCGTTCCTGTCCCGGATAAACGGTTACAAAGGCTGGAAGATCTTTACCACCCGAAAAAAACAACCCCGACATTTGTCGAGATAGTCGATATTGCAGGGCTTGTGAGGGGAGCCAGTTCGGGTGAGGGACTGGGAAATCAGTTTCTCGGGCATATTCGCAGTGTGGATGCCATTATTCAGGTGGTCAGGGTTTTTGACGATCCGGACATCATCCATGTCCACGGGAAAATCGATCCTGTTTCGGACTTAGAGGTGATAGAAACGGAATTGGTTCTTGCCGATCTGGGATCCATTGAGACACGTCTGCAGAAGCTTGAAAAAACTGCAAAGAGCGGCTCCAAGGATCTCGTATTTCAGAAAGAGTCCCTGCAGGAGATAAAAAATCATCTCGAAAAAGGATTGCCCGCTCGACTTCTGGACCTTGACCCACAAAAACAGGAGTTTCGGAACACCTTGGGTCTTCTGACCCAGAAACCAGTTTTATATGTTGCGAATGTATCGGATGATTTGTCGGAAATAGGGTCGGAAGTCCTTGATCGTCTCTTGAAAGCGGTAGAGAAAAGAAACGCTGTGCTTCTCACTGTCTCTGCCCGCATTGAGGCAGAAATCTCAGCGCTACCTCCTGAAGAGCGTCGAGCATTTCTTGATGAACTCGGCATGAAGGAGTCCGGGCTCGAAAGAATTGTTCACATGGGATACAGTATCCTTGGTCTTGTCACGTTTCTGACTGCAGGAGAGGATGAGGTGAGAGCCTGGACCGTGCCGCAGGGCACGCTGGCTCCAAAGGCTGCCGGAAAAATTCACTCGGACATCGAGAGAGGTTTTATTCGGGCAGAAGTGATGAAATTTGACGATCTGGACCGTTTAGGATCCGAAAAGGCCGTCAAGGAAAAAGGACTTCTTCGCCTTGAAGGGAAAGAGTATTCCATTCAAGACGGAGATGTAGTGTATTTCCGTTTCCACGTGTAA